The following proteins are encoded in a genomic region of Desulfosporosinus youngiae DSM 17734:
- a CDS encoding cupin domain-containing protein, whose amino-acid sequence MKKLVSATEVKAAAEKGQKRICIDCNTIITMAAKDLARELGVEFTTDSSAEGSHMAKPSGLPKKENQENELDPEIILQVVKAVLGSRRLASVPNPSPESPFRAVYGAKTGLKIVRGRTVKFEPFDTGDPGTDVAYREVIGKDDSKMSAGFLTIEKSSFERELCCEEIDIILEGSLSITIDGETFHAHQGDVLFVPKGSKVTWSSSDYVKFFYVMAQQ is encoded by the coding sequence TTGAAAAAACTTGTTTCTGCAACCGAGGTAAAAGCAGCCGCAGAAAAAGGGCAAAAACGAATCTGCATCGACTGCAATACAATCATTACCATGGCGGCTAAAGACCTGGCCAGAGAGCTGGGTGTGGAATTTACAACAGACTCATCTGCTGAAGGAAGCCACATGGCTAAACCAAGCGGACTGCCGAAGAAAGAGAACCAGGAAAACGAGCTTGACCCGGAAATAATCCTTCAAGTGGTAAAAGCGGTATTGGGCAGCAGACGCCTGGCAAGTGTCCCTAACCCATCTCCTGAATCCCCCTTCCGTGCGGTTTATGGCGCAAAAACCGGACTGAAGATTGTACGCGGCAGGACTGTAAAATTCGAACCCTTTGATACAGGAGATCCCGGCACTGATGTAGCTTATCGTGAAGTGATCGGCAAAGATGATTCCAAAATGAGCGCAGGCTTTTTGACCATCGAAAAATCCAGCTTTGAGCGGGAATTATGCTGCGAAGAGATTGATATTATTCTCGAAGGAAGCCTGTCCATCACCATCGATGGTGAGACGTTTCATGCCCATCAGGGAGATGTCCTTTTTGTACCTAAGGGTTCTAAAGTAACCTGGAGTTCTTCGGATTATGTCAAATTCTTTTATGTCATGGCACAACAATAG